A stretch of Drosophila gunungcola strain Sukarami chromosome 3L unlocalized genomic scaffold, Dgunungcola_SK_2 000002F, whole genome shotgun sequence DNA encodes these proteins:
- the LOC128257526 gene encoding uncharacterized protein LOC128257526, translated as MTNAVSVSATENSSAGQIKKGTMTPIEISIERLPNLASNWSTFLRDITKDRKLRAERISRQSEDVIQFINRFPLLES; from the coding sequence ATGACGAATGCTGTATCAGTATCGGCCACAGAAAATTCATCAGCTGGACAAATAAAGAAAGGCACTATGACGCCCATTGAGATCTCTATTGAGCGATTGCCGAACCTCGCATCGAACTGGTCAACATTTCTAAGAGATATTACCAAAGATCGAAAGCTGAGAGCCGAACGTATAAGTCGCCAGTCGGAAGATGTCATCCAATTTATAAATAGATTTCCCCTTTTGGAATCTTAA
- the LOC128257244 gene encoding farnesol dehydrogenase, whose protein sequence is MERWRNKVAVVSGASAGIGAACTRALIGAGMVVVGLARRHERVELLRNDLNPEEKTRLHAIKCDITQEDQVLKAFEWTQKQLGGVNVLVSNAGIIATGELSERNDGEAMRSTIETNIMGTVYCVRESFHSMRKRGAEGHVVIVNSVAGQQVPNLGPQLPSLNIYPATKFALRAMNEIYRQEFQRHKTPVRVSTVSPGIVDTDILPDQIQDIIKQHMPMLRSADVADAVLWAIGTPPNVQVHNITIKPQGEKF, encoded by the exons ATGGAGCGATGGCGCAACAAAGTGGCCGTGGTGAGCGGAGCCAGTGCCGGAATCGGAGCAGCCTGCACCCGGGCATTAATCGGTGCCGGAATGGTGGTCGTTGGTCTGGCGAGGCGTCACGAACGCGTCGAGTTGCTCCGAAATGATCTCAATCCCGAGGAGAAGACCCGTCTACATGCAATCAAGTGCGACATTACGCAGGAGGATCAAGTACTGAAGGCCTTTGAGTGGACTCAGAAGCAGTTGGGCGGCGTAAATGTCCTGGTCAGCAATGCCGGTATCATAGCAACCGGAGAACTAAGTGAGAGGAACGACGGAGAAGCCATGCGGTCCACCATTGAGACAAACATCATGGGCACCGTCTACTGTGTTCGCGAGTCCTTCCATTCGATGAGGAAACGCGGTGCCGAGGGTCATGTGGTCATCGTGAACAGTGTGGCGGGTCAGCAGGTGCCCAACTTGGGCCCCCAACTGCCCTCGCTCAACATTTATCCGGCCACCAAGTTTGCACTTCGCGCCATGAACGAGATATACCGCCAGGAGTTTCAGCGCCACAAAACTCCAGTGAGAGTTTCG ACCGTCAGTCCCGGCATAGTGGATACGGACATCTTGCCGGACCAGATCCAGGACATCATCAAACAGCATATGCCTATGCTGCGGAGTGCTGACGTCGCCGATGCAGTTCTCTGGGCCATCGGCACTCCACCAAATGTTCAG GTGCATAACATAACAATAAAGCCACAAGGagaaaagttttaa
- the LOC128257164 gene encoding uncharacterized protein LOC128257164: MLKIPNRRKMPVTEQPPRIVKIERPTRGKRLSPLKTSIIQPQSLLPKNTPKIAADDLKNRLLTLQKRVMEWKSSSVPSDKMVQITHLINK, from the coding sequence ATGCTTAAGATTCCAAACCGACGCAAAATGCCTGTGACCGAGCAACCACCTCGGATTGTTAAGATAGAGCGACCAACGCGAGGAAAGAGGCTCAGTCCCTTGAAAACGTCGATCATTCAGCCGCAGTCCTTATTGCCCAAGAACACCCCAAAAATTGCAGCTGACGACCTAAAAAATCGTTTGCTTACTCTTCAGAAGCGTGTAATGGAATGGAAATCTTCAAGTGTACCCTCGGATAAAATGGTACAGATTACtcatttgataaataaatga
- the LOC128257305 gene encoding CD82 antigen produces MGRCFNYKLLLNLCNFLFLICGLLMIVSGLYLFSDNKRILLSRLLAASSDRLSSLPQPLLFYISLGVAIAGFVAILAAVVGFWASCLHTYCFLSVYFLSVVVLLLTESVLCLAITLWPHCLGISLDENQMVRSLQSNYGVPGQEQFTNAMDLAQARFGCCGMRSSLDYDTSLWRLQSYGQRIWPVPLSCCVLANAGQSMAYLDPKPANESICQSIERESYERERHTESCLPHLDNWYREQYGIFLGGSLVLALVEFCVLLSIIMSCTGLATQRARLKKPILEVRAQKVKKRQTLIENIYEPEVELRENSSHSINGIYLGPASRHVSSEDFKELYIKPRDLYKHHHIVTGKPVPVDRPMQMRNYLV; encoded by the exons ATGGGACGCtgttttaattacaaactATTGCTCAATTTAtgtaactttttgtttttg ATATGCGGTTTACTGATGATCGTATCTGGATTGTACCTGTTCTCTGACAACAAACGCATTTTGCTCTCCAGACTTTTGGCTGCCTCTAGTGATCGGTTGAGTTCGCTTCCGCAGCCTTTGCTTTTCTATATATCACTGGGCGTGGCAATCGCTGGATTTGTGGCCATCCTGGCCGCTGTCGTGGGTTTCTGGGCCAGCTGCCTTCACACCTACTGTTTCCTGAGCGTATATTTCCTGAGTGTAGTGGTGCTCCTGCTGACCGAGTCTGTGCTTTGCCTGGCCATAACCCTCTGGCCACATTGCCTGGGCATCAGTCTGGACGAGAATCAAATGGTGCGATCCCTGCAGAGCAACTATGGAGTTCCGGGCCAGGAGCAGTTTACCAATGCCATGGATTTGGCGCAGGCACGTTTTGGCTGCTGTGGGATGAGGAGTTCGCTGGACTACGACACATCGTTGTGGCGTTTGCAGAGCTATGGACAGAGGATTTGGCCGGTGCCACTCAGTTGCTGTGTGCTGGCAAATGCGGGACAATCGATGGCCTATCTGGATCCAAAGCCGGCCAATGAATCGATTTGCCAGTCGATCGAACGAGAGTCCTACGAAAGGGAACGCCACACGGAATCCTGTCTTCCGCATCTGGACAACTGGTATCGGGAACAGTATGGCATTTTTCTTGGCGGCAGTCTGGTTCTCGCCTTAGTTGAGTTCTGTGTTCTACTGTCAATTATCATGAGCTGCACCGGGCTGGCTACACAACGGGCTAGGCTCAAGAAACCAATTCTAGAAGTGAGAGCTCAAAAGGTGAAAAAACGACAAACTCTGATCGAAAACATCTACGAACCCGAGGTGGAACTTAGGGAGAACTCAAGCCACAGTATCAATGGAATATATCTGGGACCAGCAAGCCGGCATGTGAGCAGTGAGGATTTTAAGGAATTGTACATTAAGCCAAGAGATTTATACAAACATCATCATATCGTGACTGGAAAACCAGTTCCTGTCGACCGTCCAATGCAAATGAGAAATTATTTGGTCTAA